The Phycisphaerae bacterium genome has a segment encoding these proteins:
- a CDS encoding flagellar biosynthesis anti-sigma factor FlgM: MVNEIQPTGSSYPADRVSGARPNKAGSQPVAPKDNGEDQVEISELALWRSKIDSLPETRAEKVAAVRQEIAAGTYETEQKWDAALDSLIEELNNGFV, encoded by the coding sequence ATGGTCAATGAGATTCAGCCTACAGGAAGCAGCTATCCGGCCGACCGCGTTTCGGGCGCTCGCCCGAACAAGGCGGGATCGCAGCCGGTTGCGCCCAAAGACAATGGTGAGGATCAGGTCGAGATTTCGGAACTCGCCCTGTGGCGGTCGAAGATCGATTCGCTGCCGGAGACTCGGGCGGAGAAGGTGGCTGCGGTTCGCCAGGAGATCGCGGCTGGGACGTACGAGACGGAGCAGAAGTGGGACGCTGCGCTCGATTCGCTGATCGAGGAGTTGAACAACGGGTTTGTGTAG
- the ribD gene encoding bifunctional diaminohydroxyphosphoribosylaminopyrimidine deaminase/5-amino-6-(5-phosphoribosylamino)uracil reductase RibD yields the protein MDRPNRWTESDRRFMASALRLARRGLTRVEPNPAVGAVLVQSDGPIGQGWHRQFGKSHAEIEAIEDARRLGNDLHGSTLYVTLEPCCHWGKTGPCTEAILREGIARVVVAAADPFDRVGGKGIKQLQDGGVSVEVGLLEAEARALNAWWYKFYETGRPWVIGKWAQTLDGKFACANGHSQWISSPASRKVVHALRWSVRAIVTGSGTVASDDPELTVRLAKVSPAGPPLRVVLDSRARIGCDSRLVATSREVPVLVMTGPQVDPQREDALRAGGCEVWRVGADEDGLDLDEVVGELGRRGAGRVLVEAGATLMSGFLRRGLLDELVVFVSSALAMDPEARQLSGLSPETVDQFEREYALQSVRRVGDDVMLVLWRR from the coding sequence ATGGACCGCCCAAATCGGTGGACTGAGAGCGATCGGCGGTTTATGGCGTCGGCCCTGCGGCTGGCCCGTCGCGGGCTGACGCGGGTCGAGCCGAACCCCGCGGTGGGGGCGGTGTTGGTGCAATCCGATGGGCCGATCGGGCAGGGGTGGCACCGGCAGTTCGGGAAGTCCCACGCCGAGATCGAAGCCATCGAGGACGCCCGCCGACTTGGAAATGACCTTCACGGTTCCACTCTTTACGTAACCCTCGAGCCCTGCTGCCATTGGGGCAAAACCGGGCCGTGCACCGAGGCGATTCTGCGGGAGGGGATTGCCCGTGTGGTGGTTGCCGCAGCCGATCCGTTCGATCGGGTCGGCGGCAAGGGAATCAAGCAACTCCAGGATGGTGGCGTGAGCGTTGAGGTCGGGTTACTGGAGGCTGAGGCGCGGGCGTTGAACGCCTGGTGGTACAAGTTTTACGAGACGGGCCGGCCGTGGGTGATCGGCAAGTGGGCCCAGACGCTGGACGGCAAGTTTGCCTGCGCCAACGGGCATTCGCAGTGGATCTCGAGCCCGGCTTCGCGGAAAGTGGTGCACGCGTTGCGGTGGAGTGTTCGGGCGATCGTGACCGGATCGGGCACGGTGGCTTCGGACGATCCGGAGTTGACGGTGCGGCTGGCGAAGGTCAGTCCGGCGGGACCGCCGCTTCGGGTGGTGTTGGACTCGCGGGCGCGGATTGGCTGCGATTCGCGGCTGGTGGCGACGTCGCGGGAGGTGCCGGTGTTGGTGATGACCGGTCCGCAGGTTGATCCGCAGCGGGAGGATGCGCTTCGGGCTGGCGGCTGCGAGGTCTGGCGGGTCGGCGCGGATGAGGATGGGCTGGACCTTGACGAGGTGGTCGGAGAATTGGGCCGTCGTGGGGCTGGGCGGGTGCTGGTGGAGGCGGGTGCGACGCTGATGTCCGGTTTTTTGAGGCGGGGGTTGTTGGATGAACTGGTGGTTTTTGTGAGTTCGGCGCTGGCGATGGACCCGGAGGCGCGTCAGTTATCGGGCCTGAGCCCCGAGACGGTGGATCAGTTCGAGCGGGAATACGCCTTGCAGTCGGTCCGGCGGGTGGGGGACGACGTGATGCTGGTGCTCTGGAGAAGATAG
- the lspA gene encoding signal peptidase II: MVVSLPSNAWRHRPAQWWFWMVMGLTLAVDLGTKFLAFRLIPLNETVQVLPGLLNFHTVLNEGAVFGLGSGLRWIFMAATVAAAVFIIQLFAQSRPRQRYLHVLLALSLGGALGNLYDRIFYEKVRDFIHIAVTISNDVPLWPWIFNIADVALVVGIGTLLVGWTFGWIELQTGGGCACGTAKGCETTDGPPKSVD; encoded by the coding sequence ATGGTTGTTTCCCTGCCCTCGAACGCTTGGCGCCACCGGCCGGCCCAATGGTGGTTCTGGATGGTGATGGGGCTGACGCTGGCGGTGGATCTGGGGACCAAGTTTCTGGCGTTCCGGCTGATCCCGCTGAACGAGACGGTTCAGGTTCTGCCCGGGCTGTTGAACTTCCACACGGTGCTCAACGAGGGGGCGGTTTTCGGGTTGGGTTCCGGCCTGCGTTGGATTTTCATGGCGGCGACGGTGGCGGCGGCGGTTTTCATCATTCAGCTTTTCGCCCAGAGCCGGCCGCGTCAGCGGTATCTGCACGTGTTGCTGGCGCTGAGCCTGGGCGGGGCGTTGGGCAACCTCTACGATCGGATTTTTTACGAGAAGGTCCGGGATTTCATTCACATCGCGGTGACGATCTCGAACGACGTTCCGCTCTGGCCTTGGATATTTAACATTGCCGACGTCGCCCTGGTGGTGGGGATCGGCACGCTGCTGGTCGGCTGGACGTTCGGGTGGATCGAATTGCAGACCGGCGGCGGCTGCGCCTGCGGGACGGCCAAGGGATGCGAGACGACCGATGGACCGCCCAAATCGGTGGACTGA
- the rpsU gene encoding 30S ribosomal protein S21: protein MLKIKARMNESVDQMLKRFKKMCEKEGLTKEMKRVAYYEKPSERRRRRLRKAQRKEIREQMMRK from the coding sequence ATGTTGAAGATCAAGGCCAGAATGAACGAGAGCGTTGATCAGATGCTCAAGCGGTTCAAGAAGATGTGCGAGAAGGAAGGGTTGACCAAGGAGATGAAGCGGGTGGCTTACTACGAGAAGCCGTCGGAGCGTCGTCGCCGCCGTCTCCGGAAGGCCCAGCGCAAAGAGATTCGCGAGCAGATGATGCGGAAGTAA
- the rsfS gene encoding ribosome silencing factor gives MGGPALAKRDATREFAVQAARTCGDERCTNVIVLDLRDLSGVADYFVIATGSSDRQIRTAAEQVLGLGKEQGRRPLGVDGVQYSHWVLIDYGDVVVHVFAPDYREIYDLELLWGDAPRVRWERRTASKPSE, from the coding sequence TTGGGAGGGCCAGCCCTGGCGAAGCGTGATGCGACACGGGAGTTTGCGGTTCAGGCGGCGCGGACGTGCGGCGATGAGCGTTGCACGAATGTGATTGTGCTGGACTTGCGGGACCTGAGCGGGGTGGCGGACTATTTTGTGATCGCCACGGGGAGTTCGGACCGGCAGATTCGGACGGCGGCTGAGCAGGTGTTGGGTTTGGGGAAGGAGCAGGGGCGGCGGCCTTTGGGGGTGGACGGGGTTCAGTACAGCCATTGGGTTTTGATCGATTACGGGGACGTGGTGGTCCACGTGTTCGCGCCGGACTACCGCGAGATATACGACCTGGAGTTGTTGTGGGGCGACGCCCCGCGGGTCCGCTGGGAACGGCGGACGGCGAGCAAGCCGAGCGAGTGA